In Pseudoxanthomonas sp., one genomic interval encodes:
- a CDS encoding Wadjet anti-phage system protein JetA family protein has product MTQVPALFPLLPGGLFGPLASPNREHYWLLLCRLFDEFFGPDAPVPPSMGFQRREITAALERYLLADDPWEDEDGQTPDTPLSVRTNTLYERFRSTGWLRQDRIGAREMVTMPPVVHQFLSLLVEFAEHGPTFVSAKMRSIEHQLQQVADGKAAGDALDEAADQARRLLVSLSSMSLQVRDLMPELSKAESTAQFARQWFERYVSAFFIGDYAELHTGDHPLARRSAILSMAQQLETGDRRTALRAWYREHVGGGDETRGDQRFARSLRRLRELERIDEYLGRLDDDIRQANRRALAFLDYRLRAPDKLDILLRRACRGVQHAPEDALRLPVAPGALMEASRLRPPRQKPQPIPRSANATQPPTPEQLARLSLLRRMKRARLVNADDMARYVGPHLETKDAVGSDAFSIASIEDLRAYQTLLTLALRSHRIGGLRREDPLGRLLRGYRVELVDAGGRDDNGYLRAPRFVVHRVGQPSRKTA; this is encoded by the coding sequence ATGACGCAGGTCCCGGCGCTGTTCCCGCTGCTGCCCGGCGGCCTGTTCGGGCCCCTCGCCTCGCCCAACCGCGAGCACTACTGGCTGCTGCTGTGCCGGTTGTTCGACGAGTTCTTCGGGCCGGACGCGCCGGTGCCGCCGAGCATGGGCTTCCAGCGCCGCGAGATCACCGCGGCGCTGGAGCGCTACCTGCTGGCCGACGACCCGTGGGAGGACGAGGACGGCCAGACGCCCGACACGCCGCTGTCCGTGCGCACCAACACCCTCTACGAGCGCTTCCGCAGCACCGGATGGCTGCGGCAGGACCGCATCGGTGCGCGCGAGATGGTCACCATGCCGCCGGTCGTGCATCAGTTCCTCTCGCTGCTGGTGGAGTTCGCCGAACACGGCCCGACGTTCGTCTCGGCGAAGATGCGGTCGATCGAACACCAGCTCCAGCAGGTGGCCGACGGCAAGGCGGCCGGCGACGCGCTGGACGAAGCCGCCGACCAGGCACGACGGCTGCTGGTGTCGCTATCGTCGATGAGCCTGCAGGTGCGCGACCTGATGCCGGAGCTGAGCAAGGCCGAGTCCACCGCGCAGTTCGCACGGCAATGGTTCGAGCGCTACGTCAGCGCGTTCTTCATCGGCGACTATGCCGAGCTGCACACGGGCGACCACCCCCTGGCGCGGCGCAGCGCGATCCTGTCGATGGCGCAGCAGCTCGAAACCGGCGACCGGCGCACCGCGCTGCGGGCGTGGTACCGGGAGCATGTCGGCGGCGGCGACGAGACGCGCGGCGACCAGCGCTTCGCGCGCAGCCTGCGCCGGCTGCGCGAACTGGAGCGCATCGACGAATACCTGGGCCGGCTGGACGACGACATCCGCCAGGCCAACCGGCGTGCGCTGGCCTTCCTCGACTACCGCCTGCGCGCGCCGGACAAGCTGGACATCCTGTTGCGTCGTGCCTGCCGCGGCGTCCAGCACGCGCCGGAAGACGCACTGCGGCTGCCGGTGGCGCCGGGCGCGCTGATGGAGGCGAGCCGCCTGCGTCCGCCACGCCAGAAGCCGCAACCGATCCCGCGCAGCGCCAACGCTACGCAGCCGCCCACGCCCGAGCAGCTGGCCAGGCTCAGCCTGCTGCGGCGGATGAAGCGCGCCCGGCTGGTCAATGCCGACGACATGGCGCGCTACGTCGGCCCGCACCTGGAGACGAAGGACGCCGTCGGTTCGGACGCATTCTCCATCGCCAGCATCGAGGACCTGCGCGCCTACCAGACCCTGCTCACACTCGCCCTGCGCAGCCATCGCATCGGCGGCCTGCGGCGCGAGGATCCGCTGGGCCGGCTGCTGCGCGGTTACCGCGTCGAGCTGGTCGACGCAGGCGGACGCGACGACAACGGCTACCTGCGCGCGCCACGCTTCGTCGTGCATCGCGTCGGCCAGCCCTCACGGAAAACCGCATGA